One Methanothermobacter tenebrarum DNA segment encodes these proteins:
- a CDS encoding universal stress protein: protein MFKRIMVPTDGSEQAQKAEDIAIELAEKLGARVVAVHIMDEKLIYPFEVLEEEGKSILAKVQEKGKKRGVQIDEILIYGNPIHDMKKIAERSKADLIIMGHGKSGFEKFLMGSVAESTLKNVKIPVLIVK, encoded by the coding sequence ATGTTTAAACGTATAATGGTGCCGACCGACGGTTCAGAACAGGCCCAGAAGGCCGAGGATATCGCCATAGAACTTGCAGAAAAACTAGGTGCTAGGGTGGTAGCAGTCCATATCATGGATGAAAAACTCATCTACCCATTTGAAGTCTTGGAAGAAGAAGGAAAAAGCATATTGGCGAAAGTACAAGAAAAGGGGAAAAAAAGGGGCGTCCAGATAGATGAAATCCTAATATACGGAAACCCGATCCATGACATGAAAAAGATCGCTGAAAGAAGCAAAGCCGACCTCATAATAATGGGCCATGGGAAAAGTGGCTTTGAAAAGTTTTTGATGGGGAGTGTGGCGGAGAGCACCCTAAAAAATGTTAAGATACCGGTCCTAATAGTCAAATAG
- a CDS encoding PAS domain S-box protein, protein MVHIFLVSEDHNLKELIKFCGYDPILVYSEEDILKAESEAGLIIIDTSKPTINKIKAIKLGKKANLPIILVTEILDETTTQGLKVAARLKRPINPQKLIKVIKTSLYKYKMKRLFLDNEQVYQQMINTSLEGFCIFDNSGDIIYCNKQLGKFLECQTSELIGKNILEIAHPNDKVIAKRILDLCSKGMRGKQEIRFIKSNGEPRWLLFSATPIIEDSAFKGGFCMLTDIKGQKILEEELIKTNKFLTILNKVNNSIIKSENIEEMIQKICNILAEHRPYKYIGVLDKDYKPIHEIGERPAKFENILELRVKDKLWGLLSIKGDLELDELAILEEIASTLSFAIEKMLSEKRLREKEFKYKELFESAGDALFIMEKNTIIDCNKKALELFQAKPEDIIGKHPWELSTKYQEDGEKSEIKAKKLIEETIREGEKQFRWIHKKKDWRAILCPCISNLPSPHR, encoded by the coding sequence ATGGTACATATCTTCCTTGTAAGTGAAGATCACAATCTTAAAGAACTTATAAAATTTTGTGGATATGATCCCATCCTAGTATATAGTGAGGAGGATATTCTCAAAGCCGAATCAGAAGCTGGACTTATTATAATTGACACATCAAAACCCACAATAAACAAGATAAAAGCAATCAAACTAGGAAAAAAAGCCAATCTACCCATCATACTAGTCACAGAAATTCTAGATGAGACAACAACACAAGGCCTAAAGGTGGCTGCACGCCTCAAAAGACCAATAAATCCACAGAAACTCATAAAAGTTATAAAAACTAGCCTCTACAAGTATAAAATGAAAAGACTATTTCTAGATAACGAACAGGTATACCAGCAGATGATTAACACAAGCCTAGAGGGCTTCTGCATTTTCGACAATTCTGGGGACATAATATATTGTAACAAGCAACTGGGGAAATTTTTAGAATGTCAAACTAGCGAACTTATAGGAAAGAATATCTTAGAAATTGCACACCCCAATGATAAGGTGATTGCCAAAAGAATACTCGACCTCTGCAGCAAGGGGATGCGGGGAAAACAGGAAATACGCTTCATCAAAAGCAATGGGGAACCACGCTGGTTATTATTTTCTGCAACCCCAATAATAGAAGATTCTGCCTTCAAAGGCGGATTCTGCATGTTAACAGATATAAAAGGACAGAAAATACTCGAAGAAGAACTTATAAAGACCAATAAGTTCCTCACAATCCTAAACAAGGTTAACAATTCCATCATAAAATCCGAGAACATAGAAGAGATGATCCAAAAAATATGCAATATACTCGCCGAACACAGACCATACAAGTATATCGGCGTATTAGACAAAGATTATAAACCAATCCACGAGATAGGGGAAAGACCCGCCAAATTTGAAAACATCCTAGAATTACGTGTAAAGGATAAACTATGGGGTCTGCTCAGCATAAAAGGAGACCTTGAACTTGATGAATTAGCCATCCTCGAGGAGATAGCATCCACACTCTCATTCGCAATAGAAAAAATGCTATCCGAGAAAAGATTAAGAGAAAAAGAATTTAAATATAAGGAACTTTTCGAAAGTGCAGGTGACGCGCTCTTCATCATGGAAAAAAACACCATAATAGATTGTAACAAGAAAGCTCTCGAACTTTTCCAGGCAAAACCTGAGGATATAATAGGTAAACATCCTTGGGAATTATCGACAAAGTACCAGGAAGATGGTGAAAAATCAGAGATCAAAGCCAAAAAGTTAATAGAGGAGACCATCAGAGAAGGTGAAAAACAATTCAGGTGGATTCACAAAAAAAAAGACTGGAGAGCCATTTTATGTCCATGTATCTCTAACCTACCATCCCCACACAGGTGA